A region from the Thermanaeromonas toyohensis ToBE genome encodes:
- a CDS encoding zinc metallopeptidase: MLFYPVDPTFILLIPAILLSLYAQFKVQATFERYSRIPSRRGLTGAEVARELLNRAGLYDVHVEMVQGFLSDHYDPRTKVLRLSPAVFQSSSLASLGVAAHEAGHALQHRTGYVPLHIRSSLVPLVSLGSNLAIPLLILGLILGLPSLARLGVYAFLLVVMFTLITLPVEFNASRRAVALLESGGYLIGQEVRGAREVLNAAALTYVAAALTAILNLLRLMLLTGFFGRREE; encoded by the coding sequence ATGTTGTTTTATCCCGTGGATCCCACGTTTATCCTGTTAATACCAGCAATATTACTTTCCCTGTATGCTCAATTTAAGGTCCAAGCCACCTTTGAGCGGTATTCGCGCATACCTTCCAGGCGGGGATTAACTGGTGCTGAGGTGGCCCGGGAGCTCCTTAACCGTGCAGGCCTGTATGATGTACACGTAGAGATGGTCCAAGGGTTTTTATCTGACCACTATGATCCTCGGACTAAAGTACTCCGTTTGTCCCCCGCGGTTTTCCAAAGTAGCTCTCTGGCTTCTTTAGGTGTGGCTGCTCATGAGGCTGGTCATGCCCTCCAACACAGGACAGGCTATGTTCCTTTACATATCAGGTCTAGCCTCGTTCCCCTCGTATCTTTGGGGTCCAACTTAGCTATACCTTTGTTAATTTTAGGCTTGATCTTGGGGTTGCCTTCCCTCGCCCGCTTGGGAGTATATGCCTTCCTGTTGGTGGTGATGTTCACCCTGATCACTTTGCCTGTAGAGTTCAATGCCAGCCGACGGGCTGTTGCCCTGCTTGAGAGTGGGGGTTATTTGATAGGCCAAGAGGTTAGAGGAGCCCGAGAGGTATTAAATGCTGCAGCCCTTACTTATGTAGCTGCTGCTTTAACTGCCATTTTAAACTTGCTACGCTTAATGCTTTTGACGGGGTTCTTCGGGCGTCGTGAAGAGTAG
- the def gene encoding peptide deformylase encodes MAVFKIITFGDPILREKAEPVRKITPHIHKLLDNMAETMYAAPGVGLAAPQIGVSKRVIVVDVGEGLVELINPEIVVAEGQEIGIEGCLSIPGVQGEVLRAARVVVKGLDRHGQMKEYKAQGLFARALQHEIDHLDGILFIDKVIRWVEDTQGRR; translated from the coding sequence GTGGCTGTTTTTAAAATTATTACCTTCGGTGATCCTATTTTAAGGGAAAAAGCCGAGCCGGTTAGAAAAATAACCCCCCACATCCATAAGTTGCTCGATAACATGGCGGAGACCATGTACGCTGCACCGGGGGTGGGGCTTGCCGCGCCTCAAATAGGGGTGAGCAAGCGGGTTATTGTGGTGGATGTGGGAGAAGGCCTGGTAGAGCTTATAAACCCAGAAATAGTGGTTGCCGAAGGCCAAGAGATTGGTATAGAAGGGTGCTTGAGCATACCCGGCGTACAAGGGGAGGTACTCCGGGCGGCCCGGGTAGTGGTAAAGGGGTTGGATCGTCACGGCCAAATGAAGGAATACAAGGCTCAAGGGTTGTTCGCCCGGGCTTTGCAGCACGAGATCGACCACTTAGATGGTATTCTATTTATAGATAAAGTGATCCGCTGGGTGGAGGATACCCAGGGGAGGCGATAG
- the rpoZ gene encoding DNA-directed RNA polymerase subunit omega gives MDRPSIDELLRQIDSKYALAVLAAKRARMLTQGQFESLYPKGTKPVTVALEEIAQGKLKMEWGKRKT, from the coding sequence ATGGACCGTCCTTCCATTGATGAATTATTGCGCCAAATAGACAGCAAATATGCACTAGCCGTCTTAGCAGCCAAAAGGGCCCGTATGCTTACCCAGGGCCAGTTTGAGAGTTTATATCCTAAGGGCACTAAGCCTGTAACAGTGGCTTTAGAAGAGATCGCTCAAGGGAAGCTCAAGATGGAATGGGGTAAAAGGAAAACGTGA
- a CDS encoding LysE family transporter — MGLAFIFSTAFLVGLSGALMPGPLLTVTVGESARRGFIAGPLLVAGHGLLEGVLVLALALGLSSFFHHPLTSKVVALIGGFFLIYMAWGMLRDARSGRLEFEAKGTREEVAVTDGVPQVFPSRGLDLVWTGMLVSLSNPYWSLWWATVGLGYITLSLQHGDLGLLSFFSGHILSDLVWYSLVAAVVAGGRRFLTPALYRGIILACGLFLVFLGGSFILWGLRT; from the coding sequence TTGGGGCTCGCCTTTATCTTTTCCACCGCTTTCTTAGTTGGTTTATCCGGTGCTTTAATGCCTGGCCCTCTCTTAACGGTAACAGTTGGAGAAAGTGCCCGGCGAGGATTTATAGCCGGGCCTCTTTTAGTTGCGGGGCATGGTCTATTGGAAGGAGTATTGGTGTTGGCTTTAGCTTTAGGTCTGTCTTCCTTTTTCCACCACCCCTTAACGAGCAAGGTAGTGGCTTTAATTGGTGGGTTTTTCCTTATCTATATGGCCTGGGGCATGCTCCGTGATGCCAGGAGCGGTAGGTTAGAGTTTGAAGCTAAAGGGACACGTGAGGAAGTAGCTGTCACAGACGGAGTTCCCCAGGTTTTCCCCTCTAGGGGATTGGACCTGGTGTGGACCGGGATGTTAGTTAGCTTATCTAACCCTTACTGGAGTCTCTGGTGGGCTACAGTAGGGTTGGGCTATATAACTTTATCTTTACAGCACGGGGATCTAGGCTTGCTTAGCTTTTTTTCCGGTCATATATTATCCGATCTGGTCTGGTATAGCTTGGTGGCGGCTGTTGTAGCTGGCGGCCGGCGGTTCCTAACCCCTGCTTTATACCGAGGCATAATCTTGGCTTGTGGTCTTTTTTTAGTCTTTCTGGGAGGCTCATTTATATTATGGGGTCTTAGAACCTAG
- the fmt gene encoding methionyl-tRNA formyltransferase, giving the protein MKVVFMGTPEFAAFCLRALLESRHQVVGVVTQLDRPRGRGKKLAFSPVKELAIKQGLPVLQPSNLADPTFLNILKGWEPQAIAVVAFGRLLPPAVLSLPPYGCINVHASLLPRYRGAAPIQRAIMNGEKETGVTTMYMVEKLDAGDIILQEKVSIPPEMTAGELEQELAARGARLLVRTLDLIESGQAPRIPQNEELATYAPPLRPEEERINWEEEAAKIVDHVRGLSPLPGAYTLRGGERLKVYRARVWEGEKEDLPKGRPGQVTAVFPREGFLVRAGEGEVLILEVQPPGKRIMSAVEYLRGYRLQVGEYLG; this is encoded by the coding sequence TTGAAAGTAGTTTTTATGGGGACGCCGGAATTTGCTGCTTTTTGCTTGCGTGCTTTATTAGAAAGCCGGCACCAAGTAGTAGGGGTGGTTACTCAGTTGGACCGACCCCGGGGTAGGGGGAAGAAGTTAGCCTTTTCCCCGGTAAAGGAGCTAGCCATAAAGCAGGGTTTACCCGTGCTCCAGCCTTCTAACCTGGCGGATCCCACGTTTTTAAATATTCTAAAGGGCTGGGAGCCACAGGCCATAGCGGTGGTAGCCTTCGGCCGTTTATTACCTCCCGCCGTATTATCTTTGCCGCCTTATGGGTGCATTAATGTTCATGCTTCTTTATTGCCCCGTTACCGGGGAGCAGCGCCCATCCAGCGGGCCATAATGAACGGGGAAAAAGAGACTGGGGTAACCACGATGTATATGGTAGAGAAATTGGATGCAGGGGATATTATTCTACAAGAGAAAGTTTCCATTCCTCCAGAAATGACAGCTGGTGAGCTTGAGCAAGAGCTAGCTGCCCGAGGTGCCCGGCTACTGGTGCGTACCCTAGATTTAATAGAGAGTGGACAGGCTCCCCGCATCCCCCAAAATGAGGAGTTGGCTACTTATGCTCCGCCTTTAAGGCCGGAGGAAGAAAGAATAAATTGGGAAGAAGAAGCGGCAAAAATTGTCGATCACGTCCGTGGTCTTAGCCCCCTTCCAGGAGCTTATACCTTGAGGGGGGGAGAGCGGCTTAAGGTTTATCGGGCTCGCGTGTGGGAAGGAGAGAAGGAAGATTTACCCAAGGGTAGGCCAGGGCAAGTCACGGCAGTATTTCCACGGGAAGGATTCCTGGTGCGGGCAGGTGAGGGCGAAGTATTAATTTTAGAAGTACAGCCCCCAGGTAAAAGGATAATGTCGGCGGTCGAGTATTTAAGAGGATACCGCCTACAGGTAGGTGAATACCTGGGATGA
- a CDS encoding DUF116 domain-containing protein yields the protein MRIKKRVFLGLLIMSLAFILLTFVGIWYILAHRSTIWTKFLIFVGAFSLAGLFFFIILGISGLTLVLWRHHPLPFLQHLGISVANLLFPLAIMIGKKLGIPSDTVRASFIEINNQLVRVQKPKVKPEEILLLAPHCLQRSDCPHKITADVYNCRRCGRCSIHILLDLAQKYGVRLAVATGGTLARHFVKVYRPRVIVAIACERDLTSGIQDTQPLPVWGVVNLRPHGPCLNTQVEVSQVEEALRFFLGLELELPHQAGCQYLQGSRSII from the coding sequence ATGAGGATAAAGAAGCGAGTTTTTCTAGGCCTGTTAATTATGAGCCTAGCCTTTATCCTTCTGACTTTTGTAGGTATCTGGTATATCCTGGCCCACAGGAGCACTATATGGACTAAATTTCTAATATTCGTGGGAGCTTTTTCTTTAGCTGGCCTTTTCTTTTTTATAATTTTAGGTATCAGTGGATTGACCCTTGTCCTTTGGCGACATCATCCCCTCCCCTTTCTACAACACCTGGGTATTTCGGTGGCTAACTTATTATTTCCTCTGGCTATAATGATCGGTAAAAAATTGGGCATCCCCTCGGATACTGTCCGGGCCTCTTTCATAGAAATTAATAATCAGCTTGTACGGGTGCAGAAACCTAAAGTTAAGCCGGAGGAGATACTTCTGCTAGCTCCCCATTGCTTACAGCGTAGCGACTGTCCCCATAAGATAACGGCGGATGTTTATAACTGCCGGCGCTGTGGAAGATGTTCTATCCATATCCTTCTTGATCTAGCCCAAAAATACGGGGTTCGCTTGGCGGTGGCCACTGGTGGTACTTTAGCTAGGCATTTTGTGAAGGTTTATCGTCCACGGGTGATAGTAGCTATTGCTTGTGAAAGGGATTTGACGAGTGGTATCCAAGATACCCAGCCCCTCCCTGTGTGGGGGGTTGTTAACTTAAGACCTCACGGCCCTTGCCTTAATACCCAGGTCGAAGTATCCCAGGTAGAGGAAGCTTTACGCTTTTTCCTCGGTTTAGAGCTTGAACTTCCGCATCAGGCTGGCTGCCAGTATTTACAGGGTAGTAGAAGCATAATATAA
- the coaBC gene encoding bifunctional phosphopantothenoylcysteine decarboxylase/phosphopantothenate--cysteine ligase CoaBC: MLQGKKIILGVCGGIAAYKAADLCRLLVKEGAQVQVLMTRAAKEFITPLTFSTLSGRPALSEMFGAEGVNPLLHIEVASGADLLLIAPATANIIAKLAWGLADDLLSTTALAVTCPALIAPAMNVHMYNNPVVQENLAILKRRGWEVIEPEEGELACGVQGKGRLASLEKIIAAARKALSPQDLAGKTFLVTAGGTREPLDPVRFISNRSSGKMGHALARAAWERGARVLLVSAATGIEPPWGVEYYPVETAADMAERVLSLFSQVDVVIKAAAVADFRPAEVAGEKIKKSEYRSLILTLEPTVDILAELGKVKRHQILVGFAAETTEALHQGALKMAAKNVDLMVINDVTLEGAGFGSDTNIVTLLYPDGRREELPRLPKLEVAHRILNAVKSLPRFKEQGDIPTKKE; the protein is encoded by the coding sequence ATGTTACAGGGTAAGAAAATAATCCTGGGGGTTTGTGGGGGTATAGCCGCCTATAAAGCAGCGGATCTTTGCCGGTTACTGGTAAAAGAGGGGGCCCAGGTTCAGGTCCTGATGACCCGGGCGGCTAAAGAATTTATTACCCCTTTAACTTTTAGTACTCTTTCGGGCCGCCCGGCTTTAAGTGAAATGTTCGGGGCGGAAGGAGTAAACCCCTTGCTTCATATCGAGGTGGCCAGCGGAGCCGATTTGCTTTTAATCGCCCCAGCTACTGCTAATATCATCGCTAAGTTAGCTTGGGGCTTAGCTGACGACCTTCTAAGTACTACGGCTTTAGCTGTTACCTGCCCGGCCCTTATAGCGCCAGCTATGAACGTACACATGTACAACAACCCTGTAGTACAAGAAAACTTGGCTATCCTAAAGCGGCGGGGCTGGGAAGTTATCGAGCCGGAAGAGGGTGAGCTGGCCTGCGGTGTTCAAGGGAAGGGAAGGTTGGCTTCCTTAGAAAAGATAATAGCCGCCGCGCGCAAAGCGCTCTCCCCCCAGGATTTAGCCGGAAAGACTTTTTTGGTAACTGCTGGAGGCACCCGTGAACCCTTAGATCCCGTACGTTTTATAAGTAACCGGAGTTCCGGTAAGATGGGACATGCCCTGGCCCGGGCGGCTTGGGAAAGAGGTGCACGGGTCCTCTTAGTTAGTGCAGCCACGGGGATAGAACCTCCCTGGGGAGTGGAGTATTATCCAGTAGAGACAGCGGCAGATATGGCTGAAAGGGTATTATCCCTATTTTCCCAAGTAGATGTGGTCATTAAGGCTGCTGCAGTAGCTGATTTTCGGCCAGCAGAGGTGGCCGGAGAAAAAATAAAAAAGAGCGAATACAGGAGTCTTATTCTTACCCTCGAACCTACTGTGGACATTCTAGCTGAATTGGGCAAGGTTAAAAGGCACCAGATACTAGTAGGATTTGCAGCCGAAACCACGGAAGCCCTTCACCAGGGAGCCCTTAAAATGGCAGCCAAAAATGTAGATCTTATGGTAATCAATGATGTAACCCTGGAAGGGGCTGGCTTCGGGAGCGACACCAATATTGTTACCCTGCTTTATCCTGATGGGCGACGGGAAGAATTACCCCGGTTACCCAAGTTAGAGGTTGCGCACCGGATTCTCAATGCTGTTAAGAGTTTACCCCGTTTTAAAGAGCAGGGAGATATACCGACTAAGAAGGAGTGA
- a CDS encoding YicC/YloC family endoribonuclease, with product MTGFGQGEARGEGKIVKVEIRSLNSRFLDITVKLPRPYLALEERIRKEIKNRLARGHVDVFISISEENPQNQLISVDKGRAIAYYSALKELAQILAIPEDITAYQILALPEVLVINEPQWSEEVLWPVVQQALEKALERLLSMRFSEGARLQQDLEERARTLKGYLEAIRRRAPLVPKEYAVRLRERIAELTSGAISLDPGRVEAEVAFLAERCDIQEEITRLQSHLEELEECLKGEGPAGRRAEFILQEMFREINTLGAKANDLEISRWVIAFKTELEKIREQVQNVE from the coding sequence ATGACCGGGTTCGGCCAAGGCGAAGCCAGGGGAGAGGGTAAAATAGTCAAGGTCGAAATCAGATCTCTTAATAGCCGTTTCCTAGATATAACAGTAAAACTTCCCCGGCCATATCTAGCCTTGGAGGAACGGATCCGGAAGGAAATTAAAAATCGTCTTGCCAGGGGGCATGTGGACGTATTCATAAGTATTAGCGAAGAAAATCCTCAAAATCAGCTCATATCCGTTGACAAAGGCCGTGCAATAGCTTATTATAGTGCTTTGAAGGAATTGGCGCAAATTTTGGCGATTCCGGAGGATATTACCGCTTACCAGATTTTGGCTCTGCCAGAAGTTCTAGTTATAAATGAGCCCCAGTGGTCGGAGGAAGTTCTTTGGCCTGTGGTTCAGCAGGCCCTGGAGAAAGCGCTGGAGAGATTACTCTCTATGCGTTTTTCCGAAGGGGCTCGGTTACAGCAGGACTTGGAAGAGAGGGCGCGGACCCTTAAAGGGTATTTGGAAGCTATCCGCCGGCGGGCCCCATTGGTACCGAAAGAATATGCTGTGCGGTTACGGGAGCGGATAGCGGAGTTAACTAGTGGAGCTATTTCTCTAGATCCGGGACGCGTGGAGGCCGAGGTAGCTTTTTTGGCTGAAAGGTGTGACATCCAGGAAGAGATAACAAGGCTTCAGAGCCATCTGGAAGAATTGGAAGAGTGCCTTAAGGGGGAAGGACCTGCGGGTCGTCGAGCAGAGTTTATATTGCAAGAAATGTTCCGGGAGATTAACACTTTAGGAGCCAAGGCCAATGATTTGGAAATTAGCCGATGGGTGATAGCCTTTAAAACAGAGTTAGAAAAGATACGGGAGCAAGTCCAGAATGTGGAATAA
- the metK gene encoding methionine adenosyltransferase produces the protein MARRLFTSESVTEGHPDKMADSISDAILDAILEKDPLARVACEVLVSTGLVLVAGQITTECYVDIPRIVRDTVRDIGYTRAKFGFDCDTCAVVTSIDEQSPDIAMGVNQAWEKREGLEDDEVASLGAGDQGMMFGYATRETPELMPLPITLAHKLTKRLAEVRKQRILPYLRPDGKSQVTVEYEGDQPIRVDTVVISAQHRPDIDLADLREGILAEVIRKVIPEEMLDKNTKYFINPTGRFVIGGPQGDTGLTGRKIIVDTYGGMARHGGGALSGKDPTKVDRSGSYAARYVAKNIVAAGLAERCEVQVAYAIGVARPVSIAVDTFGTGILPDEKLVDIVREHFDLRPGAIIRDLNLRRPIYRQVAVYGHFGRSDLDLPWERLDKVEALRSAAGL, from the coding sequence GTGGCGCGCAGGTTGTTTACTTCTGAATCAGTAACTGAAGGCCACCCAGATAAAATGGCGGATAGCATATCCGATGCCATCCTCGATGCCATCCTGGAGAAGGATCCCCTGGCCAGGGTAGCTTGTGAAGTACTGGTGAGCACAGGGTTAGTCTTGGTGGCCGGCCAGATAACTACGGAATGTTATGTGGATATTCCTAGGATAGTGAGGGATACGGTACGCGATATTGGTTATACCCGGGCTAAGTTCGGCTTTGATTGTGACACTTGTGCGGTGGTTACCTCTATTGACGAGCAGTCCCCAGATATCGCTATGGGTGTAAACCAGGCCTGGGAAAAAAGAGAGGGGCTTGAGGATGATGAAGTAGCCTCCTTGGGAGCGGGGGACCAGGGAATGATGTTCGGCTACGCTACCCGGGAGACGCCAGAGCTCATGCCTTTGCCCATCACCTTAGCCCATAAGCTTACTAAGAGGCTGGCTGAAGTTCGCAAGCAACGTATCCTCCCCTACTTAAGGCCGGATGGCAAATCTCAGGTTACTGTAGAATATGAAGGGGACCAACCCATCCGGGTAGATACAGTAGTAATTTCTGCCCAGCACCGTCCAGATATCGATTTGGCTGATCTAAGGGAAGGCATTTTGGCAGAGGTTATTAGGAAAGTTATACCCGAGGAGATGCTGGATAAAAACACTAAGTATTTTATCAACCCTACGGGGCGCTTTGTTATCGGAGGACCGCAGGGAGATACGGGGCTTACCGGGCGAAAGATCATAGTGGATACTTATGGTGGGATGGCCCGCCATGGTGGGGGTGCCCTTTCGGGTAAGGATCCTACTAAGGTGGATCGGTCAGGAAGTTATGCGGCCCGTTATGTGGCCAAGAATATTGTAGCTGCAGGTTTGGCTGAACGTTGTGAGGTACAGGTAGCTTATGCTATAGGAGTAGCTCGTCCAGTTTCTATAGCTGTAGATACTTTTGGAACAGGTATACTCCCTGATGAGAAATTAGTAGATATAGTACGGGAGCATTTTGATCTACGTCCGGGGGCCATCATCCGCGATCTAAACTTACGTAGGCCCATTTACCGCCAGGTAGCAGTTTATGGTCATTTTGGCCGTAGCGATCTAGACCTTCCTTGGGAGCGTTTGGACAAGGTAGAGGCCCTGCGGTCTGCAGCAGGATTATAA
- the priA gene encoding replication restart helicase PriA, with protein sequence MLASVIVNSSKQWIGQPLVYEVPASLIGEIRLGTWVRVPIGNRETDGVVVGFPQESTVQNVKVIGEVLDPELLPSPVVELLLWMSEYYLCLPGETLPLFLPPILKRRQCFWSWLGGKGREGLDPALFINPLTFEVAAYLSRRGRVTQRSLKSRWPGKELDLALQELEARGFVVREWSWGSKASKKQASSPGLEEENLRDIEQQVINLTFEQRLALKYLEIGLKQGKGNFLLHGITGSGKTEVYLRAVAAALNLGKGVIVLVPEHSLIPQMAERLKEAFGHLVVILHGDLPTGERTGVWEKLRSGEAKIVVGTRSALFAPLPELGLIVIDEEHSPTYKHEANPRYDAREVALKRGQLQGAVVVLGSATPSTEAYFLASRGQLKLLVLKQRVAGGQLPKVEIIDMREEYLQGRSGYLSVRLQEEIRTTLKRGEQVLLFLNRRGYAPHVTCRCCGYVPTCTNCAVGLTYHVDGKLRCHYCGLEKGWRGSCPRCGGSLALLGAGTQRVEAEIRTIFPEARVLRADSDSLKSPRRWREIYNLFLARQANVLIGTQTIAKGMDFPGVSLVGVINADVSLFLPDFRARERTFQLLTQVAGRAGRRSREGKVLIQTFNPQEPAIVLAARQDYESFYHLEIASRRTLRYPPFVKLARLGLMGLYEGEVISAAFSLARILKEVGTSLEVLGPAPAAIPKVRGEYRWQLTLKAPGWQELKEALEAGLGRYCCPPGIKLIKEIGPVNLW encoded by the coding sequence ATGCTGGCTTCTGTTATTGTTAATTCGAGCAAGCAGTGGATAGGCCAGCCGTTGGTATACGAGGTCCCAGCCTCCCTGATTGGAGAGATCCGTTTAGGGACATGGGTGAGGGTTCCTATAGGCAACAGGGAAACAGATGGGGTTGTAGTGGGTTTTCCCCAGGAGAGTACAGTCCAAAACGTGAAGGTAATAGGAGAGGTACTAGACCCCGAGTTGCTACCCTCACCTGTTGTAGAGCTTTTACTATGGATGAGCGAGTATTACTTATGTCTTCCGGGAGAAACCCTCCCCCTTTTTTTACCCCCTATTTTAAAACGTCGCCAGTGTTTCTGGTCCTGGTTAGGGGGAAAAGGCAGGGAGGGGCTTGACCCTGCCTTATTTATTAACCCCTTAACCTTTGAAGTAGCAGCGTACTTATCTAGGCGAGGTCGGGTGACTCAACGCTCCTTAAAAAGTCGTTGGCCTGGGAAAGAGCTAGACTTAGCTCTGCAGGAACTGGAGGCACGCGGTTTTGTAGTCCGGGAATGGAGCTGGGGGTCCAAGGCGAGTAAAAAGCAAGCTTCTTCCCCTGGGCTAGAAGAGGAAAATCTTCGGGACATAGAGCAGCAGGTTATAAATTTAACTTTTGAGCAACGGTTGGCCCTTAAGTACTTGGAGATAGGTCTTAAGCAAGGTAAGGGTAACTTTTTATTACACGGGATAACGGGAAGTGGGAAGACAGAAGTTTACCTTCGAGCTGTTGCTGCTGCCCTGAATTTAGGGAAAGGGGTTATTGTATTAGTTCCTGAACATTCCCTCATCCCCCAGATGGCCGAGCGGTTAAAGGAAGCCTTCGGGCATCTGGTGGTGATCCTTCATGGTGACTTACCTACAGGGGAGCGTACGGGTGTTTGGGAGAAACTGCGCAGTGGCGAGGCCAAGATAGTTGTAGGTACACGTTCGGCTCTCTTCGCCCCTCTACCTGAGCTCGGGCTTATTGTTATAGATGAAGAGCATTCTCCAACCTACAAGCACGAGGCCAATCCCAGGTACGATGCTCGGGAGGTGGCCTTAAAGCGCGGACAGCTCCAGGGAGCTGTGGTGGTTTTGGGCAGCGCAACCCCTAGCACAGAAGCTTATTTTTTAGCCTCTCGCGGCCAGTTAAAATTACTGGTCCTTAAGCAAAGGGTGGCTGGGGGCCAGTTACCTAAGGTTGAGATAATCGATATGCGGGAAGAATATCTGCAGGGTCGCTCTGGTTACTTAAGTGTACGGTTGCAAGAAGAGATACGTACCACCCTCAAGCGGGGAGAACAGGTACTTCTTTTTCTTAATCGGCGAGGTTATGCTCCCCATGTTACTTGCCGTTGTTGCGGATATGTACCTACCTGTACCAATTGTGCAGTCGGCCTAACTTATCATGTTGATGGAAAATTACGCTGCCATTATTGTGGATTAGAAAAAGGATGGAGAGGAAGTTGCCCACGGTGTGGTGGCTCCCTTGCCCTCCTCGGCGCAGGAACCCAGAGGGTGGAGGCTGAGATACGCACTATATTTCCTGAAGCGCGGGTTTTACGAGCTGACAGCGACAGCCTGAAAAGCCCGAGACGGTGGCGGGAAATTTATAACCTATTTTTGGCTCGTCAGGCTAATGTGCTTATCGGCACTCAGACTATAGCTAAAGGTATGGACTTCCCTGGGGTTAGCCTGGTGGGAGTGATAAATGCTGATGTTTCCTTGTTTCTCCCGGATTTCCGCGCCCGGGAGCGTACCTTTCAGCTTTTAACCCAAGTAGCAGGGCGAGCCGGGCGTCGCTCCAGGGAAGGGAAAGTATTGATTCAAACCTTTAATCCCCAGGAACCAGCTATAGTTTTGGCTGCCCGGCAGGATTACGAAAGTTTTTACCACTTAGAAATAGCTTCTCGCCGTACCTTGCGTTATCCTCCCTTCGTTAAGCTAGCCCGGTTAGGATTGATGGGCCTTTATGAGGGAGAGGTAATAAGCGCTGCCTTTTCCTTAGCCAGGATATTAAAAGAGGTGGGTACTTCTTTAGAAGTTTTAGGGCCCGCTCCAGCAGCTATACCTAAAGTAAGGGGTGAATACCGATGGCAGCTGACTCTTAAAGCCCCAGGCTGGCAGGAGCTTAAAGAAGCCTTGGAAGCGGGGCTAGGACGGTATTGTTGCCCACCAGGGATAAAACTAATTAAAGAGATAGGACCAGTTAACCTGTGGTAG
- the remA gene encoding extracellular matrix/biofilm regulator RemA produces the protein MDKLINIGFGNIVSARRIVAIVSPESAPIKRIIQEARDRGMLIDATYGRRTRAVIITDSDHVILSAVQPETVAHRLSSREPVSSNEEPVE, from the coding sequence ATGGACAAACTTATAAATATAGGTTTTGGTAATATTGTTTCAGCGCGGCGTATTGTAGCCATTGTAAGTCCAGAGTCTGCACCCATTAAGAGGATAATTCAGGAGGCAAGGGACCGGGGGATGCTCATTGATGCTACTTACGGCCGGCGTACCCGGGCCGTCATTATCACAGACAGCGACCATGTTATACTTTCCGCGGTTCAGCCGGAAACTGTAGCCCACCGTCTCTCTTCTCGCGAGCCGGTTAGTTCCAACGAGGAGCCTGTCGAATAA
- the gmk gene encoding guanylate kinase — MQGLLLVISGPSGAGKGTICRALREKMPEVGYSISATTRPPRPGEKDGESYFFLDRERFLQMLKEGAFLEWAEVYGELYGTPRKPVEEALARGQDIILEIDTQGAAQVKRYYPEGVFIFIVPPSYSELEKRIKGRGTESPAAIKDRLAWVKKEMAQLDLYDYVVINDQVEEAVAKIQAIIIAEKCRTKRLKKIGWHQLFWS; from the coding sequence ATGCAAGGGTTGCTCCTGGTGATATCGGGGCCCTCAGGTGCTGGGAAAGGTACTATCTGCCGCGCCTTACGGGAGAAAATGCCCGAGGTAGGGTATTCTATTTCGGCTACCACCCGTCCTCCCCGGCCAGGGGAGAAGGATGGGGAAAGTTATTTTTTCCTTGATCGTGAGAGATTTCTTCAGATGTTAAAGGAAGGGGCTTTCTTAGAATGGGCGGAAGTTTACGGGGAACTGTATGGTACTCCGCGAAAGCCGGTAGAAGAAGCTCTAGCCCGGGGCCAGGATATCATCCTGGAGATAGATACCCAAGGGGCGGCGCAGGTAAAAAGGTATTATCCTGAAGGTGTTTTTATATTTATTGTTCCCCCTTCCTATAGTGAGCTGGAAAAAAGAATCAAAGGGCGGGGTACGGAAAGCCCTGCCGCTATTAAAGACCGTCTGGCCTGGGTTAAGAAGGAGATGGCCCAGCTTGATCTTTATGATTACGTAGTGATAAACGATCAAGTGGAGGAGGCGGTAGCCAAAATTCAAGCCATTATTATAGCTGAAAAATGCCGCACCAAGCGGTTAAAAAAAATTGGTTGGCACCAGCTCTTTTGGAGCTAA